The window AGCCATGGGTAACACGCTACTCGTTGCTAAGCGCGCGGTGTCCCCTCGGGGGGACAAGGGATAGGAGCCCGGCACTGCCTGCTCGGGGGTTCAAGCAGTGCCGGGTCCGTTTGATCAGCCTAGATGAACTTCACGAAACGCCGCAATACGGACACCGCCTACGGGGCTACGCGTCCATTTTTGTTGAAGGCTGCATGGGTGAGCGGCATGAGCTGCGCCCACTGCTCCTCCATCTGTTCACCGACCATTTCGATCTCCCGCTGGGGGAAGGACGGCACCTTCGCCAGCTCGTGCTGGGTGCGCAGGCCGAGGAAGTGCATCAGCGAGCGGGCATTGCACGTCGCGTACATCGACGAGAACAGCCCCACCGGGAGCACGGCGCGGGCGACCTCGCGGGCCACTCCGGCGGCGAGCATCTCCTGGTAGGCCTCGTACGCCTGGCGGTACGAGTCCTCCATCACACGGCCCGTGAGCTCCTGCTGGGCCGCGGTGCCCTCGACGAACTCGTACTTGCCGGGGCGGCCCTCCTGGACGAGTTTGCGAGCCTCACCGGGGACGTAGAAGACCGGCTCCAGCTCCCTGTAGCGGCCCGATTCCTCGTTGTACGACCAGCCGACCCGGTGGCGCATGAACTCGCGGAACACAAAGATCGGGGCGCTGATGAAGAACGTCATCGAGTTGTGCTCGAACGGGGACCCGTGGCGGTCGCGCATCAGGAAATTGATGAGCCCCTTCGAACGCTCCGGGTCCTTGCTGACCTCCTCCAGGGACTGCTCTCCGGCCGTGGAGACACGGGCGGCGAACAGGACGTCGGAGTCGGCCGCGGAGTGCTTCACCAGCTCGACGGTGACATCGTTGCGGAAGCTGGGCTTTGCGGGCTCGGGGGTCTCGGTCACCGGCGGGGTCCTTCCAATTGCGTCGCTCGGGCGGCGCCCACTCTACGGGCCGCCACCGACATCGAGGCGCGGAAGGCCCGTCCGGGGATTTCTTCGGCCAATCAGGTGATTCGGGGCACCGAATGGGCGCGCCGTGCGTCTGACTCTGTAGCAGCACCTGTAACAGAGATCAAGGAGAGCTTCCTCATGTTCCGCCGGCGTGAAGCCGTCCCGTTCGCCTTCGTGGCCGAGGCCGACCGATTCCGTAGCAACGTCACGCCACCGCCCCGGGAACGCGCCACCGCCGCCCAGCTGGCGGGCCGTTCCCTCGTAGGACTGACGGTGCTCGCCGGCCTTGCCGGATCACTGATCCTCGGTCTTCCCGCGCTTGCCCCGGCCGACGCTCCCTCGCACACTCAGCAGACCGAAGCCGCGCACGGCCCCTGACTCGTACGGGGCCCCTGGGGTGGTAGTGGCGGTGGCCTGCTAGATAGCCTCACCGGGCACAGCAATCGAGCGTGCTTGTGAGTGAGGATCAGTCGTGCCCCTGCCCTTTCTGACGGCCGACCGCGCGTTTGACGCGAGCGCTGAGGACATCGCGCTGCCGTTCGACGACCACGACAGCTGGCGGCGCCCCTACCGCCCCGGGCCGTGGCGGGTCGCCGCGGCGGCCACCCTGTTGTTGCTCGCCTCGTACGTGCTGATCGCAGGAATGATCATCGCGTTCGCAGGGGCGCTGCCCGGTGCCGCGGCATGCCTCGGGCTCGCCCTTGTGGTGATCCTCTGTGCCCTGCGGATGCTTCGGGTCGGCGCCTGGGTGAGCCGGCACGGAGTCCGGCGGGTGGGCTTCTTCATAACGACGACCGTGCCGTGGAACCGGGTCACCGCTGTCCGTACGGTGCAGCAGCCGGTGAAGTGGCTCGGATTCCCGCGCACGGTGCAGGGACAGGCCCTGATCGTCGTACGTCTGGGTGGCGAGGCCGTTCCGCCGCTGCTCACCGACAGCAACGCGGACTTCCTGGGGCGCAGCGAGGCCTTCGACCGGGCCGCGGACACGATAGAGGCCTGGGACGACGAGTACCGGCTCAGCTAGGGTCTTTCGTTTGGATCAGGCTGGATCAGGGAGCGGGGTCCGGTGCGCGCAGCTGCAAGGCGGAGGAAGGACCCCACGCGGAGCGAATGGGGTCTCCCCCGCTCGAGCGAAGCCGAGAGCTCGGGGAAGACTGACGACAACGCCGCAGATGTGCGTGCCAGACCCCGCGAGCCCAGCGCGATCCAAACGAAAGACCCTAGTGCTCCGAGCCCGCCCGGCGGCCGGTTCTGTCCGCGGTTGCCGGACGAGCCCGGAGGATGTCCTCAGTCGCCGGACGAGCTCGACGTGACCGACGGGGCCGATGCGGCCGCCCGGTTTGATGTGCTCATGTGCAGGGCGATGGCGCGCTGCATGGCCTTGCGGGCGCGCGGGGTGTCCCGGGCGTCCTGGTAGGCGACGGCGAGCCGGAACCAGCAGCGCCAGTCGTCCGGGGAGTCCTCGGTCTCCTCGCGGCGCCGCACGAAGACGGCGTCGGCCGAGTCGCGGTCGATACGACCGGCCGGGGTTCGGACCAGCTCGTCGACGGGCAGGCCGCCCTCGGCGTCCAGCTCTGCGGCGAGGGCGTTGGCCCTGCGGACGAACTGCGTGTTCTTCCAGAGGAACCAGATGCCGATCACCGGCAGGATCAGCACCGCGACCCCGAAGGTGACCGTGAGCAGTGTGCCGTGCTCGATGAGCAGCAGGCCACGGCTGCCGACCAGGGCGAAGTAGAAGACCAGGACGGCGGCGGTGACGGAGTAAGTGATCTTTGCGCGCATGGCGGTGGGCTCAGTCAGTTCAGGTCGAGGAAGTGTTCCAGGCCGAAGGTGAGGCCCGGAGTGGTCACCACACGGCGTGCACCCAGCAGGATGCCCGGCATGAAGCTGCTGTGGTGCAGGGAGTCGTGGCGGATGGTGAGGGTCTCGCCCTCGCCGCCGAGCAGCACCTCCTGGTGGGCGAGGAGGCCACGGAGCCTGATCGCGTGGACCGGGACGCCGTCGACGTTCGCACCGCGGGCGCCGTCGAGCGCCGTGGCCGTGGCGTCGGGCTGCTGGGCGCAGCCGGCCTTCTTCCGGGCTTCGGCGATCAGCTGGGCAGTGCGGGTGGCGGTGCCGGAGGGGGCGTCGACCTTGTTGGGGTGGTGCAGTTCGACGACTTCGACGGACTCGAAGTAGCGTGCGGCCTGCTCCGCGAACTTCATGGTGAGAACGGCGCCGATGGAGAAGTTCGGTGCGATGAGCACACCGGTCTCCGGCGCGCCGGAGAGCCAGGTGTTCAGCTGCGCGAGCCGTTCGTCGGTCCAGCCGGTGGTGCCGACGACCGCGTTGATTCCGTGCCGAATGCAGAAGTCGAGGTTTCCCATCACCGACGCGGGTGTGGTGAGTTCGACCGCGACCTGGGCGCCGGTCTCCGCGAGCGTCTCCAGCTTGTCGCCGCGGCTGAGTGCGGCCACCAGTTCCATGTCGTCGGCGGCCTCGACGGCTCGTACCGCTTCGGATCCGATACGGCCCTTGGCGCCGAGAACGGCCACGCGCAGCTTGCTCATTGCTCTGCTTCCTTACGGGTGGATTAGGAGACCGCTTCGTCGAGGCGGCCGGCCTGCTTGTCCTTGAGCGGACCGATGACGGAGAGCGAGGGGCGCTGTCCGAGTACCTCGCCGGCCACTGCCCGGACGTCGTCCGGCGTGACCTGCGCTATCCGGCTCAGCAT is drawn from Streptomyces sp. NBC_01717 and contains these coding sequences:
- the dapB gene encoding 4-hydroxy-tetrahydrodipicolinate reductase, encoding MSKLRVAVLGAKGRIGSEAVRAVEAADDMELVAALSRGDKLETLAETGAQVAVELTTPASVMGNLDFCIRHGINAVVGTTGWTDERLAQLNTWLSGAPETGVLIAPNFSIGAVLTMKFAEQAARYFESVEVVELHHPNKVDAPSGTATRTAQLIAEARKKAGCAQQPDATATALDGARGANVDGVPVHAIRLRGLLAHQEVLLGGEGETLTIRHDSLHHSSFMPGILLGARRVVTTPGLTFGLEHFLDLN
- the thyX gene encoding FAD-dependent thymidylate synthase, translating into MTETPEPAKPSFRNDVTVELVKHSAADSDVLFAARVSTAGEQSLEEVSKDPERSKGLINFLMRDRHGSPFEHNSMTFFISAPIFVFREFMRHRVGWSYNEESGRYRELEPVFYVPGEARKLVQEGRPGKYEFVEGTAAQQELTGRVMEDSYRQAYEAYQEMLAAGVAREVARAVLPVGLFSSMYATCNARSLMHFLGLRTQHELAKVPSFPQREIEMVGEQMEEQWAQLMPLTHAAFNKNGRVAP
- a CDS encoding tetratricopeptide repeat protein → MRAKITYSVTAAVLVFYFALVGSRGLLLIEHGTLLTVTFGVAVLILPVIGIWFLWKNTQFVRRANALAAELDAEGGLPVDELVRTPAGRIDRDSADAVFVRRREETEDSPDDWRCWFRLAVAYQDARDTPRARKAMQRAIALHMSTSNRAAASAPSVTSSSSGD